Below is a genomic region from bacterium.
CCGTGCGATGCCCTGCTCGCGCGTTTCGAAGAACGGCAGTGCGCGCTCGATCGTGCCGAAAGGGGAAAGCGGACCCGCGTCCCAGTCGCTACTCAATACGGTGTGGACTCCGGCATCCAGAGCGGCTCCAAGTGGCAGGAGTTGCGCTGCGCGGCGCCGGCCGAGGATACGGCTCAGCTGGGCGCGGTATTCCGGATCAAAAGAACCGGGCGAGAGCTGGAAGTCGGCGATGACTTCGAGTTCGACAAAACGCTTCCAGTCCGCGGGATCGACCAGGTAGAGGTGGGAGATGCGATGTCGCGAACCTGCTTTTCCCGCGGCCTCGAGTGCATCCAGAGCCAGCGCGACTCCCCGGTCTCCGGTCGCGTGAAAGTGGAGCTGAAAACCGGCTTTGCTGAGTTCTCGCGCGTAGGTCTTCAGAGCATCGGGCTCGAAGTACAGGAAACCCCGCGGGGAAACCGACGCGGGCCCGATCCTGCGCCGATAGCGCGAGTTCAGCGCAGAGGTTCCCTGCGAGAGGATGCCGTCGACATAGATCTTCACCTGGTCGAAGCGCAACTGTCCGCCCGCGGGGTTCGAGTTCAACACCTGACTCTCCGCGATTTCCCGTAGTTCTGCGACCTGCGCATCGAGCGGGCGATCGGGGTAGAGGTACAGGGAATTGCTGGCGCGCACGGTCAGCCTGCCCTCCAACGCTGCGCGCCTCCAGGCTTCGTGATAGCCGCGAGTCCAGAATCCTCCAGCGTCGCTCACCGAAGTGATGCCGTTTGCGTTCAGTTCGCGCAGGCTGCCAAGCAATCCCCGATAACTGGCCGCGCGATTCTCGGTGTTGGGCTTCCGGGCGGCGTCGCGGGCGGCTTGCTGGGCGTTCTCGAACACCACTCCCGTCAGTGCACCGGTTCGCGGATCGCGATCCAGGATGCCACCGGGAGGATCAGTGAAATTCGCACGAAAGCCCGCGAGTTCGAGTCCTTGCGAGTTCATCCACGCGCCGTGGCCGAGGTCGTCGAGGACCAGCATGGGGCGATACCGGACGGCCCGCTCGAGCGGGTTCCAACCCGGTTTGAGTTTTTCCCGCAGAGCCGTCAGATGAACGCCCGAACCGATCACCCAGGTCTGACCCGCCTGCTCGTTCGCGCATTCTCTGGCGATACCCTCCAGGTCCTGCAGTTCGGCTACGGGAGGGAACTCACAGGTCGCGCGGTTCAAACCCGCCTCGAGTGCGTGAACATGGACGTCGTGAAGTCCGGGAATCACCATTCGCTGATCGAGGTCGATCACCTCGGCCCGCTCACTGATGACGGCCCGTACCTGCGCCTCGGAGCCAACGGCGAAGATCGTGCCATCCCTCACCGCGAGCGCTTCTGCCCAAGGTCGTTCGGCATCGAGTGTGTACACGCGCGCATTCACATAGGCGATCTCTTCCCGTCCGCGTTCGCTCTCGAGCGAACACGCGACTAGCAGGAAGGGCAACCCGATCAGAAATCGTCGAAATCCATTCACTCGAAATCAGTCCTCGGCCTTTGGTCGGGATACACGTTCAGTTTGAACCGATCCGATCTCCCGAAGGGCTTCGCGGTACAGCGCAAGCCGAGTTTCGGCTTCGGTCTTCAAATCGTCGAGTGCGGGATTGCCAGACGCTCCCGCCGCCCGCTCCGCGAGTGAAACGGCGGCTTCAAACTCTCCTCTTCTGGCGCTGGCCTCTGCAAGCCTCAGCAAAATGAGCACGAACTGCTCGCGCGCACCGAGTTCATCGGGTTTTCGCAGGAGTCCGGCTTCGTAGTGGCGAACCGCATCGGGGTCGCGACCTTCGCGCACCGATGCGAGTGCCAGATAGAAATGTGTCTCGGCTCGGTCTGGGTCCAGATCGCTGGCGCGCTCGAGATGCGGAATGGCTCTCCCTGTCTTGCCCCGGTCCATCAGGAATCGACCGAGGTTGTACTCGCCATCCGCATAGGGAGCACCGCGGGTCGCGAGTTGGTAGTGCCCCAGCGCGTCATCTCCGGCCCCGATCCGTTCCAGCGCAAGACCGAGACCATTGTGCCCGATTGAATTTCCCGGATCGATCTCGACCATTCGCGAAAACAGGGCTTTGCTGTCGCGCCAGTGGCGCGCCTGCTCGAAACTCGCGCCGCTGCAGGCTGCCAGAACGAGTGCGGCCAGAACGATTGCCCAGGTCTTCGGCCATGCGCGTTGCTTCCAGAACTCCGCGGCACCCCAAGATACGCAGATGAAGATACCCGTCAGTGGAACATAACTGTAGCGATCGGCGATCCATTGCTCTCCCACCTGAACGATGCCAATCACCGGTACGAGTGTCCCGAGAAACCAGAGCCATCCGATGATCAGGAACGGGTAGCGCCGAGCACTGGCGACGGCCAGAAGGGAGATCGCCGCAAGAACCGAGGCACTGATTGCGATCGTTTGAGCCGGCCAGTGGCTGGGATGCAGGTTGAGCGCGCTGAGATCGTGAGGCCAGATCGTGAGCAGGAGATAACGCGGATAGGCCACGATCGAATTGGCGATGCGCTGGGCGACCGGAAGCGCTTCCGTCGTCGCGATCGAGAGTTCCTGGGCTTTCAGAGTGATCAGGATCGAGGCGATCGTGAGCAGAAGGAAAGGAATCTTCTCCGCTACGAGCCACATCAGCGTTTGCTTTTCGATTGGATGATCGTTGCGCGCGGGTCCACACAGTCCGCTCCTTCCCAGCGGCCACACGTCCAGCAGGATCAGCGCGAAGGGTGCGGTGACGAGCATCGGCTTTGAAGCCAGACCCAGAGTGAAGAAACCCAGTGCGGCGATGTAGGCGGCACTGGAACGCATCCGAGCAAAGCGAAACCAGGCCAGGATCGAGAGAAACCAGAACAGTGTACTGAGCACGTCCTTGCGCTCTGCAATCCAGGCCACTGACTCGACGTGCAGGGGATGCAATGCGAAGAGCCCCGCCACAAATGCACTGCGCGCGGTAGCGCCGGTGCCCGCAATCAGCAACACAAACAACAAGCCAGTATTCGCCAGATGCAGGGCCAGGCTGGTTGCGTGATGCCCCGAAGCCCGGAGCCCAAAGAGCGAGACATCCAGCATATGGGAAACCCAGGTGAGTGGATGCCAGTTACTGGCGGCCGTCGACGTCAGAGCCCAACGCACTCCTTCCGGCGTCATTCCTGCGAGAACGCGCGCATTCCCCGTGACGTACGTATCATCGTCGTAGCTGACGAAATCGTGACTCAGGATGCGTCCGTGCGCCAGGAAGGCCACCAGCATCAAAGCGATTGCGATCCAGTGCGGTCGGAGCATCATTCTTGTCTCGGACGCGCCGGATTCCGAGTCCGCTCAGTTTGCTCGATGTCGAAGCAATTGATACGAGCCGTCGCGAAGCTCACCGAAGATCTCGTCCACCTGCGGATGTGCCACAGGGCCTCCCTCCGGGTCCGATACCAGGTTCTGCTCCGAAACATAAGCGACATAGGATCCGCGCTCGCCGACCGCAAGCAGGTGATAGTAGGGCTGCTCTTTGTGCGGTCGAACTTCTTCGGGAATCGATTGCCACCATTCTTCCGTGTTGGCGAATTCCGGATCCACGTCGAAAATCACGCCGCGAAACGGGTACACGCGGTGCCGCACCACCTGGCCGATTCCGAACTTCCCTTCTCGCTCGATCATGAGAGGATACTAGCGGGTTTCGATCACCTCGCCGGTCCGATCACGCCGCTGAAGTGCGATGTCGTTCGTTCTGCCCCTGGCGCGTATAGTGAGAACGTCAATAGGGTAGACGGGGAAGGCATGCCGGGATTTCGGGGGTTGACGGGCAGACGCGTCTTGATCACCGGTGCCGCGAGCGGCATCGGTCGCGCAACCGCGCAACGACTGGCCGAAGAGGGCGCCGTGGTCGGAATCCTCGACCTGGATGGAGAAGGTGCCGAGGCTACCGCCGAAACCCTGCGCTCGAGTGGTTCGAGTGCTCGGGCTTTCGAGGTCGACATCG
It encodes:
- a CDS encoding amidohydrolase → MNGFRRFLIGLPFLLVACSLESERGREEIAYVNARVYTLDAERPWAEALAVRDGTIFAVGSEAQVRAVISERAEVIDLDQRMVIPGLHDVHVHALEAGLNRATCEFPPVAELQDLEGIARECANEQAGQTWVIGSGVHLTALREKLKPGWNPLERAVRYRPMLVLDDLGHGAWMNSQGLELAGFRANFTDPPGGILDRDPRTGALTGVVFENAQQAARDAARKPNTENRAASYRGLLGSLRELNANGITSVSDAGGFWTRGYHEAWRRAALEGRLTVRASNSLYLYPDRPLDAQVAELREIAESQVLNSNPAGGQLRFDQVKIYVDGILSQGTSALNSRYRRRIGPASVSPRGFLYFEPDALKTYARELSKAGFQLHFHATGDRGVALALDALEAAGKAGSRHRISHLYLVDPADWKRFVELEVIADFQLSPGSFDPEYRAQLSRILGRRRAAQLLPLGAALDAGVHTVLSSDWDAGPLSPFGTIERALPFFETREQGIARSLRMLTLDSAYVLHQEQQTGSIEVGKWADLAILDRDLFTTQDLDGTQVVLTLFQGEVVHRAEDCLFSAPSPESGEVRFVCPGP
- a CDS encoding tetratricopeptide repeat protein yields the protein MMLRPHWIAIALMLVAFLAHGRILSHDFVSYDDDTYVTGNARVLAGMTPEGVRWALTSTAASNWHPLTWVSHMLDVSLFGLRASGHHATSLALHLANTGLLFVLLIAGTGATARSAFVAGLFALHPLHVESVAWIAERKDVLSTLFWFLSILAWFRFARMRSSAAYIAALGFFTLGLASKPMLVTAPFALILLDVWPLGRSGLCGPARNDHPIEKQTLMWLVAEKIPFLLLTIASILITLKAQELSIATTEALPVAQRIANSIVAYPRYLLLTIWPHDLSALNLHPSHWPAQTIAISASVLAAISLLAVASARRYPFLIIGWLWFLGTLVPVIGIVQVGEQWIADRYSYVPLTGIFICVSWGAAEFWKQRAWPKTWAIVLAALVLAACSGASFEQARHWRDSKALFSRMVEIDPGNSIGHNGLGLALERIGAGDDALGHYQLATRGAPYADGEYNLGRFLMDRGKTGRAIPHLERASDLDPDRAETHFYLALASVREGRDPDAVRHYEAGLLRKPDELGAREQFVLILLRLAEASARRGEFEAAVSLAERAAGASGNPALDDLKTEAETRLALYREALREIGSVQTERVSRPKAED
- the hspQ gene encoding heat shock protein HspQ produces the protein MIEREGKFGIGQVVRHRVYPFRGVIFDVDPEFANTEEWWQSIPEEVRPHKEQPYYHLLAVGERGSYVAYVSEQNLVSDPEGGPVAHPQVDEIFGELRDGSYQLLRHRAN